A single Filimonas effusa DNA region contains:
- a CDS encoding glycosyltransferase family 2 protein has translation MSVLLSICIPTFNRADYLKESVEAIIEQLSPDLQAIVEICISNNASTDGTHDLVQNLIHSNPTIAISYRRNETNMGPDWNFFQAMSMARGEFSWLFGDDDGLVRNAIPRILELVKENKQVGLFLFNRINCDINLRELSNQDFLRPDIGTTCFDFSDPIQEKYYYTMCRSLGGLLSFISSVVYKTEAVKNQEFDETFIGSAYSFLFFWYKFLKRGNKLFYVREYLIKCRHGLPSFGSGYRRTMLDFKGFLFIKDKLFVNDSAGQDFIEVLKYEWPIEDLLTIYCKIDLNEWNMEVKPRLKIVGWTDREISFIEKMGNAPGLYKSRLKERLKAVLKRG, from the coding sequence ATGAGTGTATTGCTTTCGATTTGTATTCCAACTTTTAATAGAGCTGACTATTTAAAAGAATCTGTTGAAGCAATTATTGAACAATTATCTCCGGATTTACAGGCGATAGTAGAGATATGCATAAGCAACAATGCTTCAACTGATGGCACCCACGATCTTGTTCAAAATTTAATTCATAGCAATCCAACTATTGCTATCAGCTATAGGAGGAATGAAACCAATATGGGACCGGATTGGAACTTCTTTCAGGCTATGTCAATGGCCAGAGGAGAATTTAGTTGGCTCTTCGGGGATGATGACGGACTGGTTCGAAATGCTATTCCCAGGATTTTGGAATTAGTAAAAGAAAACAAGCAGGTAGGACTATTTCTTTTCAACAGGATCAATTGTGATATTAATCTAAGGGAATTATCAAATCAGGATTTTTTAAGGCCGGATATCGGTACTACATGTTTTGATTTTAGTGACCCTATACAAGAGAAGTATTATTATACCATGTGTAGGTCGCTGGGCGGCTTACTTAGCTTTATCAGTAGTGTTGTATATAAAACAGAGGCGGTTAAGAATCAGGAATTTGATGAGACCTTTATTGGATCGGCTTATTCATTTTTGTTCTTTTGGTACAAGTTTTTAAAGCGCGGTAATAAACTATTTTACGTTAGAGAGTACTTAATTAAATGCAGACATGGATTGCCTAGCTTTGGTAGTGGCTACAGGCGTACGATGCTCGATTTTAAAGGCTTTTTATTCATAAAAGATAAGCTTTTTGTTAACGATAGCGCCGGTCAGGATTTTATCGAAGTACTTAAATATGAATGGCCTATAGAAGACTTGCTAACAATCTACTGTAAAATAGATCTGAATGAATGGAACATGGAGGTTAAACCACGGCTTAAAATAGTTGGGTGGACAGATCGGGAGATTTCTTTCATAGAAAAAATGGGGAATGCTCCTGGTTTATACAAATCACGCCTAAAAGAAAGATTGAAAGCTGTATTAAAAAGAGGATGA